The Wolbachia endosymbiont of Ctenocephalides felis wCfeT genome includes a region encoding these proteins:
- a CDS encoding HU family DNA-binding protein: MSKENIISKLKDFCSKNEIDITKYYLGKIHDFLMTVIKDELDSIGEIRLYGVGTLAAVTSKEKQCRNPQTGAIMIVPEKRRVKFKASHNLLVKLNEKHAAAG; the protein is encoded by the coding sequence ATGAGTAAAGAAAATATAATAAGTAAATTAAAAGACTTTTGTTCTAAAAATGAAATAGACATAACAAAATATTATCTAGGCAAAATTCATGACTTTCTTATGACAGTAATAAAAGATGAGTTAGATAGTATTGGCGAAATACGCTTGTATGGCGTGGGAACATTAGCTGCTGTTACCAGTAAGGAAAAGCAATGTCGTAATCCTCAGACTGGTGCAATAATGATTGTTCCTGAAAAGAGAAGAGTAAAATTCAAAGCAAGTCACAACCTTCTAGTCAAGCTGAATGAGAAGCATGCAGCAGCTGGCTGA
- the rpsI gene encoding 30S ribosomal protein S9 has translation MESFAINKTIKTAVDSLGRSYGTGLRKESVARVWIKPGTGKFNINRKEKLLDYFKRESVCQVVRAPFVATSTLDKYDIFATVKGGGLSGQAGALAHGISRALSNVSQDLHSILRNGGFLTRDPRVVERKKYGQHKARKKCQFSKR, from the coding sequence ATGGAAAGTTTTGCAATAAATAAAACAATCAAAACAGCAGTTGATTCACTCGGTCGTTCATATGGAACAGGTCTGAGGAAAGAATCTGTTGCAAGAGTCTGGATAAAACCAGGAACTGGAAAATTTAATATTAATAGGAAGGAGAAGTTGCTTGATTACTTCAAGAGAGAATCAGTATGTCAGGTGGTAAGAGCTCCTTTTGTTGCAACTTCTACGCTAGATAAATATGATATATTTGCAACTGTAAAAGGTGGGGGATTATCTGGTCAAGCAGGTGCTTTAGCTCACGGGATAAGTAGAGCTTTAAGTAATGTCAGCCAGGATTTGCATTCTATATTGCGTAATGGTGGGTTTTTAACACGAGATCCACGTGTTGTTGAACGTAAAAAGTATGGTCAACATAAGGCACGTAAGAAATGTCAATTTTCTAAAAGATAA
- the rplM gene encoding 50S ribosomal protein L13, which translates to MKTFSLKEKQIDKKWFIIDAEGLVVGRLAAFVATLLRGKHKPEYTPHMDCGDNVIIINAEKVCFTGKKLKDKIYYKHTGYPGGLKKNTPDNILSGKFPERVMKMAVKRMLDDGPMARRRLENLYVYAGPEHKNQGQQPEKIDFASLNRKNKK; encoded by the coding sequence ATGAAGACATTTTCCTTAAAAGAAAAACAAATTGATAAAAAATGGTTTATTATAGACGCGGAAGGATTAGTGGTAGGTAGGCTTGCAGCATTTGTTGCAACGCTTTTACGCGGAAAACACAAACCTGAATATACACCTCACATGGATTGTGGTGATAATGTTATTATCATCAATGCAGAAAAAGTGTGTTTTACCGGAAAGAAATTAAAGGATAAGATTTATTACAAGCATACAGGTTATCCTGGTGGTCTAAAGAAAAATACTCCGGATAATATTTTAAGTGGCAAGTTCCCTGAGCGTGTAATGAAAATGGCCGTAAAAAGGATGCTTGATGATGGACCTATGGCACGCAGGCGTCTTGAAAATTTATACGTTTATGCTGGTCCAGAGCATAAGAACCAAGGACAACAACCTGAAAAAATAGATTTTGCATCTTTAAATCGTAAAAACAAGAAATAA